One segment of uncultured Desulfovibrio sp. DNA contains the following:
- a CDS encoding alpha/beta fold hydrolase, translating to MDVSPLRLSLYPHDHGRAFLDCWPRSNAACVLFLPGSMLSPLHYHVFLQALMREGFSVAALHATGHGASRHRGPFHCARLLEDVHAAVDCLRHRGQHSEIILCGHSQGGILALAAAGGASWPDGQHIPPLPHLRACFAISAVYPQHAEAVTLTRLAPLAAYRQGIMSRLARWAQRFPGLPVPLPCYLSPRRILAGCTRWPRLSRRERRFTYPLRFLYSLFSLHAGTTAAVPVHLLGAPDDALFTPALLQTTFERLHAPDKTLAWLPSGGHLCLMQAAGASHAARYLAEHLPPLPAAQQADGQGQHFPSRGIAAKD from the coding sequence ATGGACGTCTCCCCGCTTCGGCTTTCCCTGTATCCGCATGACCACGGCCGGGCCTTTCTGGACTGCTGGCCCCGCAGCAACGCCGCCTGCGTCCTCTTTCTGCCGGGAAGCATGCTCTCTCCGCTGCACTATCATGTGTTCCTCCAGGCACTCATGCGGGAGGGCTTTTCCGTGGCTGCCCTGCATGCCACGGGCCATGGCGCCTCCCGGCACCGCGGCCCCTTTCACTGTGCCCGCCTGCTGGAAGATGTGCACGCGGCGGTGGACTGCCTGCGGCACCGTGGTCAGCACTCGGAAATCATACTCTGCGGGCACAGTCAGGGAGGTATTCTTGCCCTGGCTGCGGCTGGCGGCGCCAGCTGGCCGGACGGGCAGCACATCCCTCCCCTGCCCCATCTCCGCGCCTGCTTTGCCATCTCGGCCGTTTATCCACAACATGCCGAGGCCGTGACGCTCACCCGCCTTGCCCCGCTGGCCGCATACCGGCAGGGCATCATGAGCCGTCTTGCCCGCTGGGCACAGCGCTTTCCCGGCCTGCCCGTGCCACTGCCCTGCTATCTTTCCCCCCGGCGCATTCTGGCCGGCTGCACGCGCTGGCCCCGGCTGTCCCGGCGGGAGCGGCGCTTCACCTATCCCCTGCGCTTTCTGTATTCCCTCTTCAGTCTGCATGCCGGGACCACGGCAGCCGTTCCCGTGCATCTGCTCGGCGCCCCGGATGACGCCCTGTTCACACCGGCGCTGCTCCAGACAACCTTCGAACGTCTGCACGCCCCGGACAAGACTCTGGCCTGGCTGCCCTCCGGCGGCCATCTCTGCCTTATGCAGGCAGCTGGCGCCAGCCATGCCGCCCGCTATCTGGCCGAACATCTGCCCCCGCTTCCCGCCGCGCAGCAGGCGGACGGCCAGGGGCAGCATTTCCCGTCACGCGGTATCGCCGCAAAGGATTGA
- a CDS encoding 50S ribosomal protein L25/general stress protein Ctc: protein MNIEKTLSVQKREGSGKGPAGRVRAQDMVPGVFYTADGKNIAVQAPSLPVEKLYGEMGRTSVFNLEIDDNGTKSVYPALFWQVQMHPYKKAFTHIDFYGVDLDKEIKIDVPVEFVGTARGVKLGGIMEAYREVVRLSAKPLDMPAKITVDVSNMGINDTITIETLPLPANVSAVYDQNFALVSIIDKSKAGADDAGEE, encoded by the coding sequence ATGAACATTGAAAAGACGTTGAGCGTGCAAAAGCGTGAAGGCAGCGGCAAGGGCCCGGCGGGTCGTGTGCGCGCCCAGGATATGGTTCCTGGCGTGTTCTATACCGCTGATGGCAAGAATATCGCTGTCCAGGCCCCTTCCCTGCCTGTGGAAAAGCTGTATGGCGAAATGGGCCGCACGTCCGTGTTCAATCTTGAAATTGACGACAACGGCACCAAGAGCGTCTACCCCGCCCTTTTCTGGCAGGTGCAGATGCACCCCTACAAGAAGGCCTTTACCCACATCGACTTCTACGGCGTTGATCTGGACAAGGAAATCAAGATCGATGTTCCCGTGGAATTTGTGGGCACCGCGCGCGGCGTGAAGCTGGGCGGCATCATGGAAGCCTATCGCGAAGTGGTGCGCCTCAGCGCCAAGCCCCTGGACATGCCCGCCAAGATCACGGTGGACGTGAGCAACATGGGCATCAATGACACCATCACCATTGAAACCCTGCCCCTGCCTGCCAATGTGTCGGCCGTCTATGACCAGAACTTTGCGCTGGTGAGCATCATCGACAAGTCCAAGGCCGGTGCCGACGACGCCGGCGAAGAATAG
- a CDS encoding ribose-phosphate pyrophosphokinase yields MFSDLKIVTGSSNPDLAKAICNHLGCQLTPTLATTFSDGELRIEIGDNVRGDDVFVVQPTCPPNVNRNFMQLCLMLDALKRASAGRITAVIPYYAYARQDRKVSPRAPISAKMVADFISTAGADRVVTIDLHAGQIQGFFDCPVDNLFATPVMMDPLRKYSEQDEIVIVSPDAGGVERARSYAKRLNAPLAIVDKRRDKPNQAQAMHVIGDVEGRVAIMVDDMIDTAGTLCAGAEVLLKNGASKIIACATHPVLSGPAIDRINSTSALERVIVTDTIPLGDKLTACPKIEVVTVAALLGKTIHNIHTGSSVSVLFI; encoded by the coding sequence ATGTTCAGCGATCTGAAGATTGTCACAGGTTCGTCCAATCCCGATCTGGCCAAAGCCATTTGCAACCATCTTGGCTGCCAGCTCACCCCAACCCTCGCCACGACCTTCAGCGACGGGGAACTGCGCATAGAAATCGGCGACAATGTGCGCGGTGACGACGTCTTCGTTGTTCAGCCCACCTGTCCGCCCAATGTAAACCGCAATTTCATGCAGCTCTGCCTCATGCTTGATGCGCTCAAGCGGGCCAGTGCCGGACGCATCACGGCGGTCATCCCCTACTATGCCTATGCCCGTCAGGATCGCAAGGTCAGCCCCCGTGCCCCCATCAGCGCCAAAATGGTGGCCGACTTCATCAGCACGGCCGGTGCCGACCGCGTGGTAACCATTGACCTGCATGCCGGCCAGATTCAGGGATTTTTCGACTGCCCGGTGGACAATCTCTTCGCCACGCCGGTCATGATGGATCCGCTGCGCAAATACAGCGAACAGGACGAAATCGTCATCGTTTCGCCCGATGCCGGCGGCGTGGAGCGCGCCCGTTCCTATGCCAAGCGCCTCAATGCCCCGCTGGCCATCGTGGACAAGCGCCGCGACAAGCCCAATCAGGCCCAGGCCATGCACGTCATCGGCGATGTGGAAGGCCGGGTAGCCATCATGGTTGATGACATGATCGATACTGCCGGCACCCTGTGCGCCGGCGCCGAAGTGCTGCTCAAGAACGGGGCTTCCAAGATCATTGCCTGCGCCACCCATCCTGTGCTTTCCGGCCCGGCCATTGACCGCATCAACAGCACGTCCGCCCTGGAGCGCGTCATCGTGACCGATACCATCCCGCTGGGCGACAAGCTGACGGCCTGTCCCAAGATCGAGGTTGTCACCGTTGCTGCCCTGCTGGGCAAGACCATTCACAACATCCACACCGGTTCTTCGGTGAGTGTGCTGTTCATCTAG
- the ispE gene encoding 4-(cytidine 5'-diphospho)-2-C-methyl-D-erythritol kinase: MSLPVSQRLTAGCKVNLGLRITGIRPNGYHELDSLFLPLAAPCDVLDISPLPAATPQLELHCAMPGLDLGHNTLTKAYQAFARRAQTPPPALRLHLTKGIPSGAGLGGGSSDAAVLLRWLNDTAPAPLTEQELHLAALEVGADVPFFLMNCPCRVQGIGERLTPVRVDLPDTVLVLLCPGESISTPWAYGAYDAWCRRRDAAPQDAGDLTNGAIRDTGTSLSSMPKADAHCDAVFTREQALAMRNDLEAPVAATYPVITEMRQALLQAGAWAAVMSGSGSAMVGLFASATAPVAARALSRRWQAHICAIA, from the coding sequence GTGAGCCTGCCTGTCTCCCAGCGCCTCACCGCGGGCTGCAAGGTCAATCTCGGCCTGCGCATCACCGGCATACGTCCCAATGGCTACCATGAACTGGACTCGCTCTTTCTGCCGCTGGCAGCCCCCTGTGACGTTCTGGACATCAGCCCCCTGCCGGCTGCCACCCCGCAGCTGGAGCTGCACTGCGCCATGCCGGGGCTGGACCTGGGGCACAATACGCTGACCAAGGCCTATCAGGCCTTTGCCCGCCGTGCGCAGACGCCCCCGCCGGCCTTGCGCCTGCACCTGACCAAGGGCATTCCCTCGGGCGCCGGCCTTGGCGGCGGCAGCAGTGATGCCGCCGTACTGCTGCGCTGGCTCAACGACACCGCTCCCGCACCGCTGACGGAACAGGAGCTGCACCTTGCCGCCCTGGAGGTGGGGGCGGATGTGCCCTTTTTCCTCATGAACTGCCCCTGCCGCGTGCAGGGCATCGGCGAACGGCTGACGCCCGTGCGGGTGGACCTGCCGGACACAGTGCTTGTGCTGCTCTGCCCCGGCGAAAGCATCAGTACGCCCTGGGCCTATGGCGCCTATGATGCCTGGTGCCGGCGCCGGGACGCGGCACCGCAGGACGCCGGGGACTTGACAAATGGCGCCATACGGGATACTGGAACGTCTCTCTCGTCCATGCCGAAAGCGGATGCCCATTGTGATGCCGTTTTCACCCGCGAGCAGGCTCTTGCCATGCGCAATGATCTGGAAGCGCCCGTGGCGGCGACCTATCCCGTCATCACGGAAATGCGCCAGGCGCTGCTGCAAGCGGGCGCGTGGGCTGCTGTCATGAGCGGCAGCGGCTCTGCGATGGTGGGGCTTTTCGCGTCGGCAACGGCGCCTGTCGCTGCCAGAGCATTGTCGAGACGATGGCAGGCGCACATTTGTGCAATCGCGTAA
- the hslV gene encoding ATP-dependent protease subunit HslV: protein MEMHSTTILAVKKNGLVAMAGDGQVTLGQSMVMKHSARKIRRLNEGKVLAGFAGATADAFTLFELFEAKLKEFRGNLLRAAVEMTKEWRKDKYLHKLEAMLLLADSQHLLLLSGTGDVIEPDDDVAAIGSGGPFALSAARALVRHSDMTAPDIVREAMQIASEICVYTNDHFTVETL from the coding sequence ATGGAAATGCACTCCACCACCATTCTGGCCGTTAAGAAAAACGGCCTTGTGGCCATGGCCGGCGACGGCCAGGTCACCCTGGGCCAGAGCATGGTCATGAAGCACTCGGCCCGCAAGATTCGCCGCCTCAACGAGGGCAAGGTGCTGGCAGGCTTTGCCGGCGCCACGGCCGATGCCTTTACCCTTTTTGAACTGTTTGAGGCCAAGCTCAAGGAATTTCGCGGCAACCTGCTGCGCGCCGCCGTGGAAATGACCAAGGAATGGCGCAAGGACAAATACCTGCACAAGCTGGAGGCCATGCTTCTGCTGGCCGACAGCCAGCATTTGCTGCTTCTCTCCGGCACGGGGGATGTCATCGAGCCGGATGACGATGTGGCCGCCATCGGCAGCGGCGGTCCCTTTGCCCTGTCCGCGGCGCGCGCCCTGGTGCGCCACAGCGACATGACCGCACCGGATATTGTGCGCGAGGCCATGCAGATCGCGTCGGAAATCTGCGTCTATACCAACGACCACTTTACGGTGGAAACACTGTGA
- a CDS encoding M48 family metallopeptidase: MQNFMHCLKNILHTGMLAALLALLVLQLTAGPALAFFFGGVSLKDEKEMGHKFDTMIRANLPLVQDPEVSHYVESLVSRLVGAIPPQPFTFRAGVILHPSLNAFAVPGGYVYVFTGLIMNLNNEGELAGVLSHELAHVTQRHVASRLERAQVVSIASLLLAIAGIAAGGSGGGALAVGAMGAGQSAMLNYSRIDENEADHIGLQYLMAAGYPPQSMAGGFKVLRQKSWMSGTSVPAYLSTHPDIGDRINGIMARVTGMASSLRSRKVDNRRFLRVQTLLWARYGDSQAALQRFSRGRDGLSAMGKAMVYARNNNVTQAARSFQEALTLAPQDSLVLREAGIFHYRKGDTSLAERLLRQAMQLDRQDYMASFFYARLLDETGRATQADSYYRDVLRQVPEEADVHEAYARSLGRTGRTGAAYVHLAYSAIYANKRKLAKRYVEEARAKVRDARDKALLRRMESVYKERKEMWED; encoded by the coding sequence ATGCAAAACTTCATGCACTGCCTGAAGAATATCCTCCACACCGGCATGCTGGCCGCCCTGCTGGCCCTTCTTGTGCTGCAACTGACAGCCGGGCCTGCCCTGGCCTTTTTCTTCGGGGGGGTTTCCCTGAAGGACGAAAAGGAGATGGGCCACAAGTTTGACACCATGATCCGGGCCAATCTGCCGCTGGTGCAGGACCCGGAGGTCAGCCACTATGTGGAAAGCCTGGTGTCCCGCCTGGTGGGGGCCATTCCCCCCCAGCCCTTCACCTTTCGCGCCGGGGTCATTCTGCACCCCTCGCTCAATGCCTTTGCCGTGCCTGGTGGCTATGTGTATGTCTTTACGGGCCTGATCATGAACCTCAACAATGAGGGCGAGCTGGCCGGCGTGCTCTCGCACGAGCTGGCCCATGTTACCCAGCGTCACGTGGCCTCCCGCCTGGAGCGGGCGCAGGTGGTCAGCATTGCCTCTCTGCTGCTGGCCATTGCCGGCATCGCCGCCGGCGGTTCCGGTGGCGGCGCCCTGGCCGTGGGCGCCATGGGCGCCGGTCAGTCCGCCATGCTCAATTACAGCCGCATCGACGAGAACGAGGCAGACCATATTGGCTTGCAGTACCTCATGGCTGCCGGCTATCCCCCCCAGAGCATGGCCGGAGGCTTCAAGGTCCTGCGGCAAAAAAGCTGGATGAGCGGCACCAGCGTCCCGGCCTATCTCTCCACCCATCCAGACATCGGCGACCGCATCAACGGCATCATGGCCAGGGTGACCGGTATGGCCTCCTCCCTGCGCAGCCGCAAGGTGGACAACCGGCGCTTCCTGCGTGTGCAGACCCTGCTCTGGGCACGCTACGGGGACAGCCAGGCGGCCCTGCAGCGCTTTTCACGGGGCAGGGACGGCCTTTCGGCCATGGGCAAGGCCATGGTGTACGCCCGCAACAACAACGTGACGCAGGCCGCGCGCAGCTTTCAGGAGGCGTTGACCCTGGCGCCGCAGGATTCGCTGGTGCTGCGCGAAGCCGGCATATTCCATTATCGCAAGGGGGACACCTCCCTGGCGGAACGCCTGCTGCGGCAGGCCATGCAGCTTGACCGGCAGGACTACATGGCCAGCTTCTTCTATGCCCGCCTGCTGGACGAGACCGGGCGTGCCACCCAGGCCGACAGCTATTACCGTGACGTGCTGCGGCAGGTCCCCGAAGAGGCAGACGTGCACGAGGCCTATGCCCGGTCACTGGGACGCACGGGCCGCACGGGTGCGGCCTATGTGCATCTGGCCTACAGTGCCATCTATGCCAACAAGCGCAAGCTGGCAAAGCGCTATGTGGAAGAGGCGCGAGCCAAGGTGCGCGACGCACGGGACAAGGCCCTGCTGCGGCGTATGGAATCCGTATACAAAGAACGCAAGGAAATGTGGGAAGACTGA
- the cysS gene encoding cysteine--tRNA ligase: MLLYNTLTRKKETFTPLRPGKVHMYVCGITAYDLCHIGHARSAIVFDLLVRHLRAQGLDVTFVRNFTDVDDKIINRANKEGRDWKEIAETYIRAFHEDMDRLNVLRADHEPRATEHIAEMQDICTTLINQGKAYATPSGDVYFRVRSYPPYGKLSGRSLDELQAGARVAPGEEKEDPLDFALWKGAKPGEPSWDSPWGKGRPGWHIECSAMSKPYLPLDIHGGGQDLIFPHHENEIAQTEASCHCQLARFWVHNGFVQINAEKMSKSLGNFKTIRDILDGYLPETLRFFLLGKQYRSPIDFSAEAMDEAERALHRVYECLREVRLALERAKWKKIALPADLAKEWEELAPTVTEALDDDLNSAQAFGHIFTQVRLVNRLLEDKALRAGDGAKALLEDFLRRAQDWSRLFGLFGQEPEAFLLAMRDQKARRNKVDLARVEDLMAQRATARQNKDFARSDALRDELAALGVMVRDTPQGQLWDMD, from the coding sequence ATGCTGCTTTACAATACGCTGACCCGAAAAAAGGAAACCTTCACGCCCCTGCGCCCCGGCAAGGTCCATATGTATGTCTGCGGCATCACCGCCTATGACCTCTGCCACATCGGGCATGCCCGTTCCGCCATTGTCTTTGACCTGCTGGTGCGTCACCTGCGCGCCCAGGGGCTGGACGTCACCTTTGTGCGCAACTTTACGGATGTGGACGACAAGATCATCAATCGCGCCAACAAGGAAGGCCGCGACTGGAAGGAAATTGCCGAAACCTACATCCGGGCCTTCCACGAAGACATGGACCGCCTCAACGTGCTGCGCGCCGATCATGAACCGCGCGCCACGGAGCATATTGCCGAAATGCAGGACATCTGCACCACGCTCATCAACCAGGGCAAGGCCTATGCCACCCCGTCCGGGGATGTCTACTTCCGTGTGCGTTCCTATCCGCCATACGGCAAGCTCTCCGGCCGCAGCCTGGACGAACTCCAGGCCGGCGCCCGCGTGGCTCCCGGCGAGGAAAAGGAAGACCCGCTGGACTTTGCCCTCTGGAAAGGCGCCAAACCCGGCGAACCCAGCTGGGACAGCCCCTGGGGCAAGGGCCGCCCCGGCTGGCACATCGAATGCTCGGCCATGAGCAAGCCCTATCTGCCGCTGGACATTCATGGTGGCGGGCAGGACCTCATCTTTCCGCATCATGAAAACGAGATAGCCCAGACCGAAGCCTCCTGCCACTGCCAGCTGGCCCGCTTCTGGGTGCATAACGGCTTTGTGCAGATCAATGCCGAAAAGATGTCCAAGTCCCTGGGCAACTTCAAGACCATCCGGGATATTCTGGACGGCTACCTGCCCGAAACTCTGCGCTTTTTCCTGCTGGGCAAGCAGTATCGCAGCCCCATTGACTTCAGCGCCGAAGCCATGGACGAGGCTGAACGCGCCCTGCATCGCGTCTATGAATGCCTGCGCGAAGTCCGCCTTGCCCTGGAGCGCGCCAAGTGGAAGAAGATCGCCCTGCCCGCCGACCTGGCCAAGGAATGGGAAGAGCTGGCGCCCACGGTCACGGAGGCACTGGATGACGATCTGAACAGCGCCCAGGCCTTCGGGCATATCTTCACCCAGGTGCGCCTGGTCAATCGCCTGCTGGAAGACAAGGCCCTGCGCGCCGGCGATGGCGCCAAGGCCCTGCTGGAGGACTTTCTGCGCCGTGCACAGGACTGGAGCCGCCTGTTCGGTCTGTTCGGTCAGGAACCCGAAGCCTTTCTGCTGGCCATGCGCGATCAGAAGGCCCGCCGCAACAAGGTGGACCTTGCCAGGGTGGAAGACCTCATGGCCCAGCGGGCCACGGCCCGCCAGAACAAGGACTTTGCCCGGTCCGATGCCCTGCGTGACGAACTGGCCGCGCTGGGCGTCATGGTGCGGGATACGCCCCAGGGACAGCTCTGGGACATGGACTAG
- the rpiB gene encoding ribose 5-phosphate isomerase B — protein sequence MSTIHLACDHAGLDLKDILKHALEERGFSVTDHGTHTRESCDYPQFAHALCHAVEAEADGRGILICGTGIGMSMAANRHAGIRAALCTTELHARLTRRHNNANVLCLGARITGVELALAIMAAFLDTDFEGGRHQRRLDQLTIQPAKG from the coding sequence ATGAGCACCATTCATCTGGCCTGTGACCACGCGGGCCTTGACCTCAAGGATATTCTGAAGCACGCCCTGGAAGAACGCGGCTTCAGCGTGACGGACCACGGCACCCATACCCGGGAAAGCTGCGACTATCCGCAGTTTGCCCACGCCCTGTGCCATGCCGTGGAGGCGGAAGCCGACGGACGCGGCATTCTCATCTGCGGTACGGGCATCGGCATGTCCATGGCTGCCAACCGCCATGCGGGTATCCGCGCGGCGCTCTGCACCACCGAGTTGCACGCCCGCCTTACCCGCCGGCACAATAACGCCAATGTGCTCTGCCTGGGGGCACGCATCACCGGCGTGGAGCTGGCCCTGGCCATCATGGCGGCATTTCTGGATACGGATTTTGAAGGCGGCCGCCACCAGCGCCGCCTTGATCAGCTCACCATACAGCCCGCAAAGGGATAG
- a CDS encoding tetratricopeptide repeat protein, with translation MKRANALLLCAALMGSMAPFALLGCGGCANQHNQSGGQQVSSTGRSPSMALSPEAADTYAYLVLMQNLGREDEEGLMQALPLLSKSRIPASAWLDGAIWLLGRRSGYLLTYLEQALAAYPEDLSLNMLQAEALAENGMQDRAIGLMQAYIARHADATDAQVELAMLLNKASRFAEAEALLAAVPPKARTALLEYTHARSLSALDRKDEAIRHLQQAIASNPDFPEALAELAFIHEQRGEWKEARSVYERLLKVDFSSQDVVLRLIHASLQLKQPDMALRYLDKGPDTPSFRITAARLFMDAGHYLQAERLLRKVADSRDAPPEIFLILAELSYQQRRDLKQALAWLDKLPRNVENEVTSARAVLIRAQMLADAGQEATALDTVRQGRRQYPDMTDFVTLEARILVRMDRRAEALSLLEDSLKRWPQDASLTFLLGSLQDEMGRKDEAFRTMENLLSAHPDHAQALNYVGYTLAEQNRDLDRAIELLRRADSLAPHQAYIIDSLAWALFRNGQYAEALEQIRRAVRQDGPIDAAIWEHYGDIAAHAGLAEEARKAYEKALEQKPANAEALRQRLSTL, from the coding sequence ATGAAACGCGCTAACGCCCTTCTGCTTTGTGCCGCGCTCATGGGAAGCATGGCACCCTTTGCCTTGCTGGGCTGCGGCGGCTGCGCCAATCAGCATAACCAGTCCGGCGGCCAGCAGGTCAGCTCCACGGGACGCTCCCCGTCCATGGCCCTTTCCCCCGAGGCAGCGGATACCTATGCCTATCTGGTGCTCATGCAGAATCTCGGCCGCGAGGACGAGGAAGGCCTCATGCAGGCCCTGCCGCTGCTCAGCAAAAGCCGTATCCCGGCCAGTGCCTGGCTTGATGGCGCCATCTGGCTGCTGGGGCGCCGCTCCGGCTATCTGCTGACCTATCTGGAGCAGGCTCTGGCGGCCTATCCCGAAGACCTTTCCCTGAACATGCTTCAGGCGGAGGCCCTGGCCGAAAACGGCATGCAGGACAGGGCCATCGGCCTCATGCAGGCCTATATCGCCCGCCATGCCGATGCCACGGATGCCCAGGTGGAACTGGCCATGCTGCTCAACAAGGCCTCGCGCTTTGCCGAGGCTGAGGCCCTGCTGGCGGCCGTTCCCCCGAAGGCCCGCACTGCCCTGCTGGAATATACGCACGCCCGCTCCCTTTCGGCGCTGGACCGCAAGGACGAGGCCATCCGCCATCTGCAACAGGCCATTGCCAGCAATCCCGACTTTCCCGAAGCGCTGGCCGAGCTGGCCTTCATCCACGAACAGCGCGGCGAATGGAAAGAGGCGCGCAGCGTCTACGAACGCCTGCTCAAGGTGGACTTTTCTTCCCAGGACGTGGTGCTGCGTCTGATCCATGCCTCATTGCAGCTCAAGCAGCCGGACATGGCCCTCCGTTATCTGGACAAGGGGCCGGACACCCCGTCCTTCCGCATCACGGCCGCCCGCCTCTTCATGGATGCCGGGCACTATCTCCAGGCCGAGCGCCTGCTGCGCAAGGTGGCTGACAGCCGGGATGCCCCGCCGGAAATTTTCCTGATTCTGGCAGAACTGAGCTATCAGCAGCGCCGGGACCTGAAACAGGCCCTGGCCTGGCTGGACAAGCTGCCCCGGAATGTGGAAAACGAGGTCACCAGCGCCCGGGCCGTTCTCATACGCGCCCAGATGCTGGCCGATGCCGGACAGGAAGCCACCGCACTGGATACCGTGCGTCAGGGACGCCGGCAGTATCCCGACATGACGGACTTCGTGACGCTGGAGGCGCGCATTCTCGTGCGCATGGACCGCAGGGCGGAAGCCCTGAGTCTGCTTGAAGACAGCCTGAAACGCTGGCCCCAGGACGCGTCCCTGACCTTCCTGCTGGGCAGCCTGCAAGATGAAATGGGCAGAAAGGACGAGGCATTCCGCACCATGGAGAACCTCCTCAGCGCCCATCCCGACCATGCCCAGGCCCTCAACTATGTGGGCTATACCCTGGCCGAACAGAACCGGGACCTGGACAGAGCCATCGAACTGCTGCGCCGGGCGGACAGCCTGGCCCCCCATCAGGCCTATATCATTGACTCCCTGGCCTGGGCGCTCTTCCGGAACGGCCAGTATGCGGAAGCGCTGGAACAGATCCGGCGGGCCGTACGCCAGGATGGTCCCATCGATGCCGCCATCTGGGAGCATTATGGCGACATTGCCGCCCATGCCGGACTTGCGGAGGAGGCCCGCAAGGCCTACGAAAAAGCTCTGGAACAAAAACCCGCCAATGCGGAAGCATTGCGGCAACGCCTGTCCACGCTATGA
- a CDS encoding RNA polymerase factor sigma-32, which yields MADNAKLSSLSGAAAAASPSLQPEVEVMPAPRPPKSRKAGSKGSPDVPRTIDISEDADDIDQEDLDTDSLDDDEEPLFLTEAVHDDDALPAPSELHLPVQAGSRDSLHLYLREISRFPLLKPEEEHELALRVRDHNDPDAAFRLVSSHLRLVVRIAMDFQRRWMQNVLDLVQEGNVGLMRAVNKFDPDKGIKFSYYASFWIKAYILKFIMDNWRMVKIGTTQVQRKLFYNLNRERQKLIAQGFDPDAAMLSERLGVSEEQIAEMDQRLAANDLSLNAQVGDEPGGATRMDFLPALGPGIEDGLANNEVAGILHDKLKTLLPKLNEKELYILKNRLLSDDPVTLREIGERYNVTRERVRQLEARLLEKIRQHLAGDIKDFSDEWIRS from the coding sequence ATGGCAGATAACGCCAAGCTCTCCTCCCTTTCAGGCGCGGCCGCCGCTGCTTCCCCTTCTCTTCAGCCCGAAGTGGAAGTCATGCCCGCGCCCCGTCCTCCCAAGTCGCGCAAGGCCGGCTCCAAGGGGTCTCCCGACGTGCCCCGGACCATTGACATCAGCGAGGATGCTGACGACATCGATCAGGAAGACCTGGATACCGACAGCCTCGATGACGACGAGGAGCCGCTCTTCCTCACGGAAGCCGTCCATGATGACGACGCCCTGCCGGCCCCTTCCGAGTTGCACCTGCCGGTGCAGGCCGGATCACGGGACAGCCTGCATCTCTATCTGCGCGAAATCAGCCGCTTTCCTCTGCTCAAGCCCGAAGAGGAACACGAACTGGCCCTGCGCGTGCGCGATCATAACGATCCTGACGCCGCCTTTCGCCTCGTTTCCTCCCATCTGCGTCTTGTGGTCCGCATCGCCATGGATTTTCAGCGCCGCTGGATGCAGAATGTGCTGGACCTCGTTCAGGAAGGCAATGTGGGTCTCATGCGGGCCGTCAACAAGTTTGACCCGGACAAGGGCATCAAGTTTTCCTACTATGCCTCGTTCTGGATCAAGGCCTACATCCTCAAGTTCATCATGGACAACTGGCGCATGGTCAAGATCGGCACCACCCAGGTGCAGCGCAAGCTCTTCTACAATCTGAACCGCGAGCGGCAGAAGCTCATTGCCCAGGGCTTTGACCCGGACGCGGCCATGCTTTCCGAACGGCTGGGGGTCAGCGAGGAGCAGATTGCGGAAATGGACCAGCGCCTGGCTGCCAATGATCTGTCCCTCAATGCCCAGGTGGGGGACGAACCCGGCGGCGCCACCCGCATGGATTTTCTGCCTGCCCTGGGTCCCGGCATCGAGGACGGCCTGGCCAACAACGAGGTGGCCGGCATCCTGCACGACAAGCTGAAAACCCTGCTGCCCAAACTCAACGAAAAGGAACTCTACATCCTGAAGAACCGCCTTCTTTCCGATGATCCGGTCACCTTGCGCGAGATCGGGGAACGGTATAACGTGACGCGCGAGCGCGTCCGGCAGCTGGAAGCGCGCCTTCTGGAAAAGATTCGCCAGCATCTGGCCGGCGATATCAAGGACTTTTCTGACGAATGGATCCGGTCGTAA